A portion of the Pseudoxanthomonas sp. JBR18 genome contains these proteins:
- a CDS encoding MarR family winged helix-turn-helix transcriptional regulator — MTQPDASLPPAQPLTLQLETFVPYQLSVLSNRVSQAISAEYYRRFGLVMTEWRTMCVLARYPGLSAGEVAEQTAMDKVAVSRAVARLLERELVSRDIHGDDRRRSVLALSTKGQELHDTVAPLVLECERRLLSVLSPEEVEQLHALMGRLGGAGMEQLLDGLKDTPVSPVSSAERHPPLG; from the coding sequence ATGACCCAGCCAGACGCCTCCCTGCCCCCCGCCCAGCCGCTCACCCTGCAGCTGGAAACCTTCGTCCCCTACCAGCTGAGCGTGTTGTCCAACCGCGTCAGCCAGGCGATTTCCGCCGAGTACTACCGGCGCTTCGGCCTGGTGATGACCGAGTGGCGCACCATGTGCGTGCTGGCCCGCTATCCGGGCCTGTCGGCCGGCGAGGTGGCCGAGCAGACCGCCATGGACAAGGTGGCCGTCAGCCGCGCCGTGGCGCGCCTGCTGGAGCGCGAACTGGTCAGCCGCGACATCCACGGCGACGACCGCCGCCGCTCGGTGTTGGCCCTGTCGACCAAGGGCCAGGAACTGCACGACACCGTCGCTCCGCTGGTGCTGGAGTGCGAGCGTCGGCTGCTCTCGGTGCTCTCGCCCGAAGAGGTCGAGCAACTCCACGCCCTGATGGGACGCCTGGGCGGGGCAGGCATGGAACAGCTGTTGGACGGGCTGAAGGACACCCCGGTCAGCCCGGTGTCTTCGGCCGAGCGTCATCCGCCGCTTGGCTAA
- a CDS encoding DUF6265 family protein, whose amino-acid sequence MRRAKVVVGAAMAMWSGVALGATPDLGWLAGRWCEARAGQLIEETWLAPVGGALIGMSRTTRGEAMQSFEFMRIARDGAHTAMHVLPNGEAATVFPMVASGPGWVRFANAAHDFPNTIEYRSKGERLHAWIAGPDQEGKPMRIAFDYTRCAP is encoded by the coding sequence ATGCGAAGGGCCAAGGTGGTGGTGGGTGCGGCGATGGCGATGTGGTCAGGCGTGGCGCTGGGCGCCACCCCCGACCTGGGCTGGCTGGCCGGACGCTGGTGCGAGGCGCGCGCCGGGCAGCTCATCGAAGAGACGTGGCTGGCGCCGGTGGGCGGTGCGTTGATCGGGATGTCGCGCACGACCCGCGGCGAGGCGATGCAGTCGTTCGAGTTCATGCGCATCGCGCGCGACGGTGCGCACACGGCCATGCACGTGTTGCCCAACGGCGAGGCGGCCACCGTCTTCCCCATGGTGGCAAGCGGCCCGGGCTGGGTCCGGTTTGCCAATGCCGCGCACGATTTCCCCAACACCATCGAGTACCGCAGCAAGGGCGAGCGCCTGCACGCCTGGATCGCCGGGCCCGACCAGGAGGGCAAGCCCATGCGCATCGCGTTCGACTACACCCGCTGCGCGCCTTGA